The following is a genomic window from Paenibacillus sp. FSL R5-0766.
CCATCGAACAGGCAACCGTTTCTTATGATCCAAAGACAACCAACGTGAATGCGTTGCGAGATAAGGTGGAAGCATTGGGCTACGGTACGTTGTCCGAATCGGTTGATCTGAACATCACCGGTATGACGTGTGCTGCCTGTTCTGCCCGGATTGAAAAAGGGCTTTCCCGACTACCGGGGGTATCTCAGGCGAATGTGAATCTGGCGCTGGAAACAGGGCATATCGAATATGCGGCTGGCACATTGAAACCTTCGGATATTACCGCCAAGATCAAGCAGATGGGCTATGGTGCCGAACTGCAATTGACGCAAGAAGAGACCACATCGGTTCGTGAACGTGAGCTGCAACGCAAAAAGTGGAAATGGATGATATCTGCGTTGTTATCGATTCCTTTACTGTGGGCAATGGTGGGGCATTTCTCGTTCACATCCGGAATCTATGTCCCAGATCTGTTCATGAACCCTTGGTTCCAGCTGATTCTGGCAACGCCAGTACAGTTCGTGATTGGGTGGCAGTTCTATGTGGGAGCATACAAAGCGCTACGTAACCGCAGTGCCAATATGGACGTTCTCGTTGCATTGGGTACCAGTGCAGCGTTTTTCTACAGTCTCTATCTGACGTTATCCAGTGGGTACTTACCTTCTACAACCATGGATCATGGGGCAATGGGAACGAGCACAGCCGCCATGCCTTCGGTAGAACTTTATTATGAGACAAGTGCAATTCTGATTACGTTAATTTTACTGGGAAAATGGTTCGAAGCTGTGGCGAAAGGTCGCTCTTCACAGGCGATCAAAAGCTTGATTGAACTGGCTCCACGTGAAGCACGTGTCATCCGGGACGGACAGGAAGTGATGGTTCCTGCCGCATATGTTGCGGTGGGTGATCTGATCCTGGTGAAGCCGGGGGACAGCATCCCGGTGGATGGTATTGTTGAAGAAGGGCAATCCTCTGTGGATGAATCCATGCTAAGTGGAGAGAGCCTTCCCGTGGATAAAAAACCAGGAGATCCCGTTACAGGTGCTACGCTGAACAAAAACGGGGTATTACGGCTACGTGCGACCCGAGTGGGCTCGGACACGGCTTTGTCTCAAATCATCAAAGTAGTCGAGCAAGCTCAGGGTTCCAAAGCACCAATTCAGCGGATTGCAGATGTCATTTCAGGCATATTTGTTCCCATTGTCGTGGGTATTGCCGCGCTGACATTCCTGATCTGGTATTTGTTTGCAAGTCCGGGTGACTTCGCTGGTTCTCTTGAAAAAGCGATTGCTGTGCTCGTTATTGCCTGTCCATGTGCACTGGGGCTGGCAACGCCGACCTCCGTCATGGCTGGATCAGGACGTGCGGCTGAATATGGCATTCTGTTCAAGGGCGGCGAACATCTGGAGTCGGCACAACAGATTCAGACCGTGGTGCTCGACAAAACAGGTACAGTAACCCAAGGTAAACCGGTGCTTACGGATGTTATCACGGCTCCGAACTGGACGGAATCTGATCTGCTTGAGCGAGTGGGAGCGGCCGAACAGAGTTCCGAGCATCCGCTGGCAGAGGCGATTGTTGCAGGAATTCGTGCCAAGGGTCTGGAGCTAACCCCAACAGAGAAGTTTGAGAACATACCGGGATATGGTGTTCGAGCTTCAATAAAAGGGCAGGAGATTCTGGTCGGCACACGTCGTTTGCTTGCAGATGCACAGGTGAATGTCTCTGAGGAAACCGTTCAGCAGATGAACCGTCTGGAGGAACAAGGACGTACAGCAATGCTGGTTGCGGTAGATGGTCAGTGGGCAGGCATCGTGGCTGTGGCTGACACCATCAAGGATACCTCTCGTGAAGCCATCGGTCGTCTTCAGGCGATGGGGATCGATGTCATCATGATCACGGGAGACAATGAGCGAACAGCTCGTGCTGTAGCAGAACAGGCAGGGATCGGTAAAGTTCTGGCTGAGGTTCTGCCGGAAGGCAAGGCTGCGGAAGTGAAGAAACTTCAGGAGAGTGGTCTGAAAGTTGCCATGGTAGGTGATGGCATTAATGATGCTCCGGCACTCGCTACTGCTGATATTGGGATGGCCATCGGAACAGGAACGGATGTAGCGATGGAAGCGGCGGATATTACGTTGATGCGTGGTGATCTGAACAGCATTGCAGATGCCATTGAGATGAGCCGGCGCACGATGGGTAACATCAAACAAAACCTGTTCTGGGCACTCGGATACAACGTTATTGGTATTCCCATTGCGGCAGTTGGCTTCTTGGCTCCATGGCTGGCAGGGGCGGCGATGGCGTTCAGCTCCGTGTCGGTTGTACTGAATTCGCTGCGTCTGCAACGCATGAAGCTGAAGAGAAATGACTGACCGACCTTTGTTTGGAGATATATTCAACGCGTCATTGTCAATGAAGTGAGGATGAATAAATACGCGGTTCGCTGCGGCGGACCGTGTTTTTTGTTGAGAAAAATACAGTTGCGTCGCCAGAAAGTAGCCTGAATCGGTGGTATTAGATGTTCTTTTCTACGGAGAAAGGAAGCATAATGCACTTTTGTGAAAATGGATCAATTGTATTCATGAATAAAGCTTACGTTTTCTGAATTTTTCAAAAAATGAGTTGACAATATGGACATATTCACATAAAATTTAAACGATCGTTTGATTCAAACAACTGTTTAAATCAAATTAGAACTATTTGAGTAATGGAGGACACCTTTTATGTTACAGGCTTTACGTACATTGTTTAAAAAACCGCCAGTGATTGTAGGGATCGTAACAGCACTTATGTTCCAAGTGATCTTTAGCGTGATCTGGATGACCGCATATTCTGGAGTAAATGACCGTACGAAAGAGTTGACGGTTGCGATTGTGAATGAGGACGGCGAAATGTCCAAAGGAATCGCAGACTCACTCGCAGGAACACTGCCTTTCCATACCGTATCCAATCTAAGCGCGGCTGAAGCGTTGGATCAGCTGAATCATCACCAAGTCCACATGGTGCTGGATATCCCGGCTGGATTTAACGAATTGCTTCAGACGGCTGGCTCAACCGCCGAGATTAAATACACCATTAATGAAGCAAACCCGGTTACGATTAAAAGCATGATGCAAGGTGTATCCCAAAGTGTGACAAACACGATTAACAAACAAGCTACAGCACAAGGAGTACAGACGGTGTTAACCGCTTCAGGTGCGCCTGCCGATCAGGCTGCTGAAGCCGCGACAAACCTGGCTACCCGAGTGGAAGGAACGACAACGTCCATTAACCCGGTTAACGGGATGAATAATCAGATGGTGCCGATGATGATGGTACTGGCTTCCTATGTAGGTGCCATGATCATGGGGATGAATCTCCAGACAGCGATGGGCATGTTGTCATCTACCTATTCCCGTTTGACTTTGTTTGGCGCGAGAGTAGTCATCAACGTGGGTTCTGCATTGGTCGTTTCCTTGCTGGGATCATCGCTGATCGTGGCATTGGGAGGACAGATTGCACAAGGATTCGTTGCATTCTGGTTGTTCCAGGCGCTCTTCCTGTGCACGTTCATGTTCTTCTCCCAGTTCTTCCTGATCTGCTTCGGACCTGCAGGAAGTCTGTTCAATATCATCTCACTGTCCTTGCAACTGGTATCCTCCGGTGCAATGGTACCGCGTGAATTGCTGAACAGCTTCTATAGCGGCATTGGGCAGTACCTGCCTGCAACATACGCCGTTCAGGGTATTCTGAGCGTGCAGTTGGGAGGCCCAGGAGTACAATCCGCTGCAGGTTCCATCGTGATTGTACTGTTGGTTGCCGTTGCTTTATCATTGGTCGTGACATTGTTG
Proteins encoded in this region:
- a CDS encoding heavy metal translocating P-type ATPase — protein: MADAPGLKTTLHITGMTCAACSTRVEKGLSRMEGVQQANVNLAIEQATVSYDPKTTNVNALRDKVEALGYGTLSESVDLNITGMTCAACSARIEKGLSRLPGVSQANVNLALETGHIEYAAGTLKPSDITAKIKQMGYGAELQLTQEETTSVRERELQRKKWKWMISALLSIPLLWAMVGHFSFTSGIYVPDLFMNPWFQLILATPVQFVIGWQFYVGAYKALRNRSANMDVLVALGTSAAFFYSLYLTLSSGYLPSTTMDHGAMGTSTAAMPSVELYYETSAILITLILLGKWFEAVAKGRSSQAIKSLIELAPREARVIRDGQEVMVPAAYVAVGDLILVKPGDSIPVDGIVEEGQSSVDESMLSGESLPVDKKPGDPVTGATLNKNGVLRLRATRVGSDTALSQIIKVVEQAQGSKAPIQRIADVISGIFVPIVVGIAALTFLIWYLFASPGDFAGSLEKAIAVLVIACPCALGLATPTSVMAGSGRAAEYGILFKGGEHLESAQQIQTVVLDKTGTVTQGKPVLTDVITAPNWTESDLLERVGAAEQSSEHPLAEAIVAGIRAKGLELTPTEKFENIPGYGVRASIKGQEILVGTRRLLADAQVNVSEETVQQMNRLEEQGRTAMLVAVDGQWAGIVAVADTIKDTSREAIGRLQAMGIDVIMITGDNERTARAVAEQAGIGKVLAEVLPEGKAAEVKKLQESGLKVAMVGDGINDAPALATADIGMAIGTGTDVAMEAADITLMRGDLNSIADAIEMSRRTMGNIKQNLFWALGYNVIGIPIAAVGFLAPWLAGAAMAFSSVSVVLNSLRLQRMKLKRND
- a CDS encoding ABC transporter permease; this encodes MLQALRTLFKKPPVIVGIVTALMFQVIFSVIWMTAYSGVNDRTKELTVAIVNEDGEMSKGIADSLAGTLPFHTVSNLSAAEALDQLNHHQVHMVLDIPAGFNELLQTAGSTAEIKYTINEANPVTIKSMMQGVSQSVTNTINKQATAQGVQTVLTASGAPADQAAEAATNLATRVEGTTTSINPVNGMNNQMVPMMMVLASYVGAMIMGMNLQTAMGMLSSTYSRLTLFGARVVINVGSALVVSLLGSSLIVALGGQIAQGFVAFWLFQALFLCTFMFFSQFFLICFGPAGSLFNIISLSLQLVSSGAMVPRELLNSFYSGIGQYLPATYAVQGILSVQLGGPGVQSAAGSIVIVLLVAVALSLVVTLLKKQRMPAMAPSPAQANN